One Dictyoglomus thermophilum H-6-12 DNA window includes the following coding sequences:
- a CDS encoding carbohydrate binding domain-containing protein translates to MKKIYIFLLLISFILFIAGCAGSPQVTQQETAPGVTEVTTPEGKAQVINVTKLGVFNENLMFSAPSNWYIVVQGTAEVEEYGAKGGFFYVKIKNPGDAFWHIQFGTHVPLPANKKYKLTFEAKADAERDLQVRVIQDQTWEIVESTTFNLTPEVQKFEWEFTPKKDGHIIVFDMGKISEKSIATTIYIANVELVEE, encoded by the coding sequence ATGAAGAAAATTTACATCTTTTTGTTGCTAATTAGTTTCATCCTATTTATTGCAGGATGTGCAGGCTCACCCCAAGTAACCCAACAAGAAACTGCTCCCGGAGTAACGGAAGTAACTACTCCTGAAGGAAAAGCTCAAGTAATTAACGTGACCAAACTTGGAGTCTTTAATGAAAATCTAATGTTTTCTGCTCCTTCCAATTGGTATATTGTGGTTCAAGGAACAGCAGAAGTAGAAGAATATGGAGCTAAAGGTGGATTTTTCTATGTAAAGATTAAAAATCCTGGGGATGCTTTCTGGCATATACAGTTTGGAACCCATGTTCCTCTTCCTGCTAACAAAAAATATAAGCTTACCTTTGAAGCAAAAGCAGATGCAGAAAGAGACTTACAAGTTAGGGTAATTCAAGATCAAACCTGGGAAATTGTAGAAAGCACAACCTTCAACTTAACTCCTGAGGTACAGAAATTTGAGTGGGAATTTACTCCTAAAAAAGATGGGCATATTATAGTTTTTGATATGGGGAAAATTAGTGAAAAAAGTATTGCAACAACAATCTATATTGCTAATGTAGAACTTGTAGAAGAGTAA
- a CDS encoding [Fe-Fe] hydrogenase large subunit C-terminal domain-containing protein: protein MKKLILTQEISCQYCYKCLRNCPVKSIMFNRGKSYVIDDECILCGVCIEVCPQRARTYVRSTHLLDSFKGKPFLVSIAPSFFAHFDEPFKVITFLKNLGAVAVQETAVGADIVSHHYKKFIEGRKKTFITTACPVVFELAEKYYPEVIPYLAPFLSPMNVHAIFMKNYFGDFPVVYFGPCIAKKRDGEDYVDLAMTYEELSSYIERSNVNIEELEESFPTPPYPQRGRVYPVSGGINSTLEGSWENYLVVEGVENIIRVFENISSYGEGFVIEASSCFGGCINGPAIRKDIGILEKRRRILSYMEKLREVEGESIKPQLIDLDIKRNFSSQKKIIEIPEERIRKVLREMGKDNPKKELNCGACGYPTCRDKAIAVILGKAEKEMCITYLIDKVSSVSNAIIEEFPNIVIIYKNGKPIYLNPAGEDFFYNKEALLDFVIEEIDSGKNPLEISIDGDEYYFFVKTFNLPDDNGKVALLLDITNEKKREDELNKLKKESAEKIEELINRQMLLAQEIASLLGESIAETKSQFAQFRKVLEEDANL from the coding sequence ATGAAAAAATTGATTTTAACACAAGAGATAAGCTGTCAATATTGTTATAAATGTCTCAGAAATTGTCCCGTTAAATCTATTATGTTCAACAGGGGCAAATCCTATGTTATTGATGACGAGTGTATTTTATGTGGAGTATGTATCGAAGTATGTCCTCAGAGGGCTAGGACTTATGTAAGAAGTACCCATTTGTTAGATAGTTTTAAGGGAAAGCCTTTTTTAGTATCCATTGCTCCTTCTTTTTTTGCTCATTTTGATGAGCCTTTTAAGGTTATTACCTTTTTAAAGAATCTTGGGGCTGTTGCAGTACAAGAAACAGCAGTAGGAGCTGATATAGTTTCTCATCATTATAAAAAATTCATTGAAGGGAGAAAAAAGACATTTATCACTACTGCTTGCCCGGTAGTTTTTGAACTTGCAGAGAAATATTATCCAGAGGTAATTCCTTATTTGGCACCTTTTCTTTCTCCTATGAATGTGCATGCTATTTTTATGAAGAACTATTTTGGTGACTTCCCTGTAGTTTATTTTGGTCCATGCATAGCTAAAAAGAGAGATGGGGAAGATTATGTAGATCTTGCAATGACTTATGAGGAGCTTTCTTCTTATATAGAAAGAAGTAACGTTAATATAGAAGAACTTGAAGAATCTTTTCCCACACCTCCTTATCCTCAAAGGGGAAGAGTTTATCCAGTAAGTGGGGGGATAAATTCTACTCTTGAGGGAAGCTGGGAAAATTATCTTGTGGTTGAGGGAGTAGAAAACATCATAAGAGTTTTTGAAAATATCTCTTCCTATGGGGAAGGTTTTGTAATTGAAGCTTCTTCATGTTTTGGAGGGTGTATAAACGGACCAGCTATAAGGAAAGATATTGGAATTTTAGAGAAGAGAAGAAGAATTCTTTCCTATATGGAAAAATTAAGGGAAGTAGAAGGAGAGTCAATAAAGCCTCAACTCATTGATTTAGATATAAAAAGAAATTTCTCTTCTCAAAAAAAGATTATTGAGATTCCAGAGGAAAGAATACGCAAAGTTTTAAGAGAGATGGGAAAAGACAATCCTAAAAAAGAATTAAATTGTGGGGCTTGTGGTTATCCAACTTGTAGAGATAAAGCCATAGCTGTGATTCTTGGAAAAGCAGAGAAAGAGATGTGTATTACTTATCTTATTGATAAGGTGAGTTCGGTAAGCAATGCAATTATTGAAGAGTTTCCAAATATTGTCATTATATATAAAAATGGAAAGCCTATTTATTTAAATCCAGCCGGAGAGGATTTCTTCTATAACAAAGAGGCTTTATTAGACTTTGTCATTGAAGAAATAGATAGCGGAAAAAATCCTTTAGAGATAAGTATTGATGGCGATGAATATTACTTCTTTGTAAAGACTTTTAATTTACCCGATGATAACGGTAAAGTGGCATTACTTTTAGATATCACCAATGAGAAAAAGAGAGAAGATGAGCTGAATAAGTTAAAGAAAGAAAGTGCAGAGAAAATAGAAGAATTGATAAATCGTCAGATGCTTCTTGCTCAGGAGATTGCAAGTTTACTTGGAGAATCTATTGCAGAGACTAAGAGTCAGTTTGCTCAGTTTAGGAAGGTGTTAGAAGAGGATGCTAACTTGTGA
- a CDS encoding [FeFe] hydrogenase, group A, translated as MKIYVDGKEVIIRDDERNLLEALKNVGIEIPNLCYLSETSIYGACRLCLVEVDGKSIVTSCNLKPYEGMVVRTNTPEIYEIRKGILELLLASHNRDCTTCERNGSCKLQEYAEAFGIRKIRFDNVIKDGGVDDKSPIVRDNTKCILCGDCVRVCEEVQGVAAIDIAGRGFQSKVTPAFGHSLADVECVYCGQCVAYCPTGALSIRNDIDKLYRVLKSKKKVVIGMIAPAVRSAIQEEFKLDSDLFIAGRLNTFLKMLGFSKVFEVPFGADLVAYEEAHEFLDRLEKGEKLPQFTSCCPAWVKYVEEFYPTYIDNLSTVKSPQQAMGSVIKEIYSKEIGIPKEDIYLVSIMPCTSKKFEAEREEHKGVVDLVITTKELAQMIKASGIDISSLKPEPFDKPFNLYSQGGLDFGKTGGVLGTVLAVINHKVKIKNVKEEEIEKGIRLFNVELENGRNVRAMAVHSLGKAKRVLRDIKEGILNVDIIEVMACSFGCIGGGGQPYPNDSKVRQRRAKILSDMVNINPITSPQENPYLMELYEKYLEHPLSHKTHEILHTSYSPKRRVPEQEVEILPLPIPEEEKIKVRICLGTSCYIKGSYKILSDLIEVVRKEDWAKNVEVVGTFCTENCSNAPNVLIDDILISGADTNKVKEMLREYVRRKQEGVSDVS; from the coding sequence ATGAAGATATATGTGGATGGAAAAGAAGTAATAATAAGAGATGATGAGAGAAATCTTCTTGAGGCCTTAAAAAATGTAGGTATTGAAATACCAAACCTATGTTATCTTTCGGAAACTTCAATTTATGGCGCTTGTAGGTTGTGCCTTGTGGAAGTAGATGGAAAAAGCATAGTTACTTCTTGTAATTTAAAACCTTATGAGGGAATGGTAGTTAGAACGAATACTCCTGAGATATATGAAATAAGGAAGGGAATTCTTGAGCTTCTCCTTGCTTCCCATAATAGGGATTGTACTACCTGTGAGAGAAATGGTAGCTGTAAATTACAAGAATATGCAGAAGCTTTTGGAATAAGGAAAATAAGATTTGATAATGTCATTAAAGATGGCGGAGTAGATGATAAATCACCTATAGTTAGAGATAACACAAAGTGTATTCTATGTGGTGATTGTGTGAGGGTTTGTGAAGAGGTTCAAGGTGTTGCTGCTATAGATATAGCAGGAAGAGGTTTTCAGTCAAAGGTAACTCCTGCCTTTGGACATAGTCTTGCCGATGTAGAATGTGTGTATTGTGGGCAGTGTGTTGCTTATTGTCCTACAGGAGCTCTTTCTATAAGAAATGATATAGACAAACTCTACAGAGTTTTGAAGAGTAAGAAAAAAGTAGTCATAGGAATGATTGCTCCAGCAGTAAGGTCTGCTATTCAAGAGGAATTTAAGCTTGATTCTGATCTTTTCATTGCTGGGAGATTAAATACTTTCCTAAAGATGCTTGGTTTTTCAAAGGTTTTTGAAGTACCCTTTGGAGCAGATCTTGTAGCTTATGAAGAGGCTCATGAATTTCTCGATAGATTGGAAAAGGGAGAGAAACTTCCCCAGTTTACCTCTTGTTGTCCAGCTTGGGTTAAATATGTGGAGGAATTTTATCCCACATATATTGACAACCTCTCTACAGTGAAATCCCCTCAACAAGCTATGGGAAGTGTCATAAAAGAGATTTATTCTAAAGAAATAGGTATTCCTAAAGAGGATATCTATTTGGTATCTATAATGCCTTGTACATCTAAAAAGTTCGAGGCTGAAAGGGAGGAACACAAAGGGGTAGTAGATCTTGTAATTACTACAAAAGAACTTGCTCAGATGATCAAAGCAAGTGGTATTGACATATCTTCTTTAAAGCCTGAGCCTTTTGATAAGCCATTTAATCTCTACTCTCAAGGAGGACTTGATTTTGGTAAAACTGGAGGAGTGCTTGGGACAGTACTTGCAGTAATAAATCATAAGGTAAAGATTAAAAATGTAAAAGAGGAGGAAATTGAAAAGGGAATAAGACTATTTAATGTGGAATTAGAGAATGGTAGAAATGTTAGAGCTATGGCCGTGCATAGTCTTGGTAAGGCAAAAAGAGTACTGAGGGATATAAAAGAAGGTATTCTTAATGTGGACATAATAGAGGTTATGGCATGCAGTTTTGGATGTATTGGAGGTGGTGGACAGCCTTATCCTAATGATAGTAAAGTAAGGCAAAGAAGGGCAAAGATTCTTTCTGATATGGTGAACATAAATCCTATAACATCTCCTCAGGAAAATCCATATCTCATGGAGCTTTATGAGAAGTACTTAGAGCATCCTTTGAGTCACAAGACCCACGAGATATTGCATACTTCTTACTCTCCAAAGAGAAGAGTACCAGAACAGGAAGTAGAGATATTACCTCTTCCAATTCCTGAGGAAGAAAAGATTAAAGTAAGGATATGTCTTGGAACATCCTGTTATATTAAAGGATCTTATAAGATTCTTTCTGATCTCATTGAAGTTGTAAGAAAAGAAGATTGGGCTAAAAATGTGGAGGTAGTAGGTACTTTTTGTACCGAAAATTGTAGTAATGCCCCTAATGTTCTTATAGATGATATACTTATAAGTGGGGCAGACACCAATAAAGTGAAGGAGATGTTAAGAGAGTATGTTAGGAGAAAGCAAGAAGGAGTATCTGATGTTTCCTAA
- the mgrA gene encoding L-glyceraldehyde 3-phosphate reductase, protein MIYVADPKRYENMIYRPCGRSGLKLPVISLGFWHNFGYNDSFENMRNMVKKAFDLGITHFDLANNYGPPPGSAEENFGRILKLDLKPYRDEIVISTKAGYKMWDGPYGDFGSKKYLIASLDQSLRRMGIDYVDIFYHHRPDPETPMEETMEALYQIVRQGKALYVGISNYGPEETRLAYETLSKMGVRLIVNQILYNMFFRKPEEKLFNVMEELGIGATIFSPLAQGLLTEKYLNGIPEDSRVRKSGIFLKESDITPEKIEKVKKLSQITKERGQSVAQLAISWILRNKVVSSVIIGASRPEQIEENVKAIYNLDFSEEELKRIDEILG, encoded by the coding sequence ATGATTTATGTTGCTGATCCTAAGAGATATGAGAATATGATATATAGGCCATGTGGAAGGAGTGGGCTAAAGCTTCCTGTTATATCCTTAGGCTTTTGGCATAATTTTGGATACAATGATTCCTTTGAGAATATGAGAAATATGGTTAAAAAAGCTTTTGACCTTGGCATTACTCATTTTGATCTTGCCAATAATTATGGTCCGCCTCCTGGTTCTGCTGAAGAAAATTTTGGAAGAATTTTAAAACTTGACTTAAAGCCTTATAGGGATGAGATTGTAATTTCTACGAAAGCAGGATACAAAATGTGGGATGGACCATATGGTGACTTTGGGAGTAAAAAATATTTGATTGCAAGTCTTGATCAGAGTTTGAGAAGAATGGGAATTGATTATGTAGACATTTTTTATCATCATAGGCCAGATCCTGAGACTCCAATGGAAGAAACGATGGAGGCTCTTTATCAGATTGTAAGGCAGGGAAAAGCTCTATATGTAGGAATTTCTAATTATGGTCCCGAAGAAACAAGGCTCGCTTATGAGACTTTATCTAAGATGGGAGTAAGGCTTATTGTAAATCAAATTCTGTATAACATGTTTTTTAGAAAGCCTGAAGAAAAGCTTTTTAATGTTATGGAGGAGCTGGGCATAGGAGCTACCATATTTTCTCCTCTTGCTCAGGGGCTTCTTACTGAAAAGTATCTTAACGGAATTCCTGAAGATTCAAGGGTCAGAAAATCGGGTATTTTCTTAAAAGAGAGTGACATAACTCCTGAGAAGATTGAAAAAGTTAAGAAATTATCTCAAATAACAAAGGAAAGAGGGCAAAGTGTCGCTCAACTTGCTATATCTTGGATTCTAAGAAATAAAGTTGTCTCTTCTGTAATTATAGGAGCAAGTAGGCCTGAGCAAATAGAAGAAAATGTCAAGGCAATTTATAATTTAGATTTTTCAGAAGAGGAATTAAAGAGAATAGATGAGATTTTAGGATGA
- a CDS encoding SpoIIE family protein phosphatase produces the protein MLTCDVNFAFKSKEGEEVCGDSIKIKRNEDRVVVTVSDGLGSGIKASILSTLTASLTTTMLFNDMPVDEVMKSILATLPKCKVRDISYANFCSVLFKAKENICYIAEYEFPVVLLFRKDDFIELKKERLFVEDREIKESYFTPQEGDLLFIMTDGVSQAGLGSKLYPLGLGIENIKREIFNLIRYKLSPKEIVNHLIDKAKRLDKGIKGDDALCCALHFRTFNRLNIMVGPPSDSNLDEYVVNRFINMPGRRVICGGTTAQIVGKVIGREISLDLKTISEDSPPVGYMEGVDLVTEGIITLTQVFRYLDGQTNKVGYGASLIVDFIEKADEVCFIVGKAINPAYQNPLFSYDMSLKFKIVNDIAKILERKGKIVNIEAY, from the coding sequence ATGCTAACTTGTGATGTGAATTTTGCCTTTAAAAGTAAAGAGGGAGAGGAAGTTTGCGGAGATTCCATTAAGATTAAGAGGAATGAGGATAGAGTAGTGGTTACCGTATCTGATGGACTTGGAAGTGGTATAAAAGCAAGCATTCTTTCTACTCTTACTGCCTCTTTAACTACTACTATGCTTTTTAACGATATGCCTGTAGATGAGGTAATGAAGAGTATTCTTGCAACTTTGCCCAAATGTAAAGTAAGGGATATAAGTTATGCCAACTTTTGTAGTGTGCTTTTTAAAGCTAAAGAAAATATCTGCTATATAGCAGAATATGAGTTTCCTGTGGTTCTTTTGTTCAGAAAGGATGACTTTATTGAACTTAAAAAAGAAAGATTATTTGTAGAGGATAGGGAGATAAAAGAAAGTTACTTTACCCCTCAAGAGGGGGATCTATTATTTATAATGACCGATGGGGTTTCACAAGCAGGCCTTGGCAGTAAGCTTTATCCTTTAGGGTTGGGAATAGAGAATATAAAAAGAGAAATTTTTAATCTTATCAGATATAAGCTTTCTCCAAAAGAGATTGTAAATCATCTTATTGATAAGGCAAAAAGATTGGATAAAGGGATAAAAGGTGACGATGCTCTCTGTTGTGCTCTACATTTTAGGACTTTTAATAGGTTGAATATTATGGTTGGGCCCCCGTCAGATTCTAATCTTGATGAGTATGTGGTTAATAGATTTATAAATATGCCAGGAAGGAGGGTGATATGCGGAGGTACTACTGCACAGATAGTAGGTAAGGTGATAGGTAGGGAGATTTCTCTTGACCTAAAAACTATATCAGAGGATTCTCCTCCTGTGGGATATATGGAGGGAGTAGATTTAGTAACCGAAGGAATAATTACTCTTACTCAGGTATTTAGATATCTTGATGGTCAAACCAATAAGGTTGGCTATGGAGCAAGTCTTATTGTTGACTTTATAGAAAAAGCAGATGAGGTTTGCTTTATTGTAGGCAAAGCTATAAATCCTGCTTATCAGAATCCTCTTTTTAGCTACGATATGTCCTTAAAGTTTAAGATTGTTAATGATATTGCCAAGATTTTAGAAAGAAAAGGAAAGATCGTTAATATTGAAGCTTATTAA
- a CDS encoding redox-sensing transcriptional repressor Rex — protein MLGESKKEYLMFPKATLERLKLYHRLLSEEKEEYISSEELGKRLGIPPEQVRKDLSYLEYKGKPKVGYHVKSLLEELNRLFGLDKNVKVIIVGAGNLGTALTNYPGFSNYNIEIVGIFDNDPAKIGRKVGDLVVLPLEYLGRVIKRFDVEIGVICVPKESAQEVANLLVENGIKAIWNFAPALIKVPEDVIVRNEDITLGLLTLKHMLEVKNTQVKQG, from the coding sequence ATGTTAGGAGAAAGCAAGAAGGAGTATCTGATGTTTCCTAAAGCAACCCTTGAAAGGCTTAAGCTCTATCATAGGCTCCTCTCTGAGGAGAAAGAAGAGTATATATCTTCTGAGGAGCTTGGTAAGAGGCTTGGCATTCCACCTGAACAGGTAAGAAAGGATTTGTCATATCTTGAATATAAGGGAAAGCCTAAGGTAGGGTATCACGTTAAGAGTTTACTTGAAGAACTAAATAGACTTTTTGGATTAGACAAAAATGTGAAAGTAATAATAGTTGGAGCAGGAAACCTTGGTACTGCTCTTACTAATTATCCTGGTTTTTCCAATTACAACATTGAAATAGTAGGTATATTTGATAATGATCCTGCAAAGATTGGCAGAAAAGTGGGGGATCTTGTAGTTTTACCCTTGGAATATCTGGGAAGGGTTATAAAGAGATTTGATGTAGAGATTGGAGTAATATGTGTTCCAAAAGAGTCAGCCCAAGAGGTAGCAAATCTTTTAGTAGAAAATGGTATAAAGGCTATATGGAATTTTGCTCCTGCTCTAATAAAGGTGCCCGAAGATGTGATAGTCAGAAATGAGGATATAACTTTAGGACTTTTGACTTTAAAACATATGCTTGAAGTAAAAAATACCCAAGTTAAGCAAGGGTAA
- a CDS encoding NADH-ubiquinone oxidoreductase-F iron-sulfur binding region domain-containing protein — protein sequence MLRTIDEAIQYIEEKKIERKKKLEDLNVYVCVGTGCAAKGSLKVYEALKKIFKENNVNVNLQKLDDNEERVRKTGCCGRCSSGPWVIVMPYGYFYSEVKPEDVKEIYEETILKGKPVERLLFTDPATGERVERLEDAKFYKAQSFYIMEDIGKCECDSIDDYMGRGGYLSFIKVLKEGNPDWVVKTIKDSGLRGRGGAGFPTGVKWEITKNSKGDRKFVVCNGDEGDPGAFMNRTLLERDPHAVLEGMLIAAYTIGAQKGYAYIRAEYPVAVEMFRKAIEDAKRLGLVGENILGTGFSFDIEIKEGAGAFVCGEETALLASIEGKRGVPRPRPPYPAQVGLWGYPTLINNVETYANVPKIIRDGAENYRKRGVPNSPGTKMFSVTGPVRLTGIIEVEFGTTLRQIVYDICGGLTDDNEFKAVQIGGPSGACLSEAFLDLPLDYDSLKSAGAMVGSGGIVVLSKKACMVEVARFFLDFTKRESCGKCIPCREGLMQSYRILERFTQGKGTYEDLENLEFLAGLIKTASACGLGQTAPNPILSTLRLFRDEYIAHIEGICPSGMCTAFKKYVINPELCKGCGLCARSCPQSAISGERGKPYVIDQEKCAKCGICVEKCKFKAIEIR from the coding sequence ATGCTTAGAACTATAGATGAAGCTATTCAGTATATCGAAGAGAAAAAGATTGAGAGAAAGAAGAAATTAGAAGATCTTAATGTTTATGTCTGTGTGGGTACAGGTTGTGCTGCAAAAGGATCATTAAAGGTTTATGAAGCGCTGAAAAAGATTTTTAAAGAGAATAATGTAAATGTTAATTTACAAAAATTAGATGATAATGAGGAAAGGGTTAGAAAAACAGGGTGTTGTGGAAGATGTTCCTCAGGGCCTTGGGTAATAGTTATGCCCTATGGATATTTTTACTCTGAAGTGAAACCTGAGGATGTCAAAGAGATTTATGAAGAAACAATACTTAAGGGTAAACCTGTGGAGAGACTACTCTTTACAGATCCTGCCACAGGCGAGAGGGTAGAAAGATTGGAAGATGCAAAATTCTATAAAGCACAATCCTTCTATATTATGGAGGATATAGGAAAGTGTGAGTGTGATAGTATTGACGATTATATGGGAAGAGGAGGATATCTCTCCTTCATTAAGGTTCTCAAAGAAGGGAATCCTGATTGGGTAGTAAAGACTATTAAAGATTCAGGGCTTCGTGGAAGAGGTGGAGCAGGTTTCCCTACGGGAGTAAAGTGGGAGATAACCAAAAATAGTAAAGGAGATAGGAAGTTTGTAGTGTGTAATGGAGATGAAGGTGATCCTGGAGCTTTTATGAATAGGACTCTTTTAGAAAGAGATCCTCATGCAGTTTTAGAAGGTATGCTTATTGCAGCTTACACTATAGGGGCTCAAAAGGGATATGCTTACATTAGAGCAGAATATCCTGTAGCAGTGGAGATGTTCCGAAAGGCTATAGAGGATGCAAAAAGATTAGGCCTTGTGGGAGAAAATATTCTTGGCACTGGTTTTTCCTTTGATATAGAGATAAAAGAAGGAGCAGGAGCTTTTGTATGTGGAGAGGAAACTGCACTTCTTGCTTCTATTGAAGGAAAAAGAGGAGTTCCTCGTCCACGCCCACCCTATCCTGCTCAAGTAGGTCTTTGGGGTTATCCAACTCTTATAAACAATGTAGAGACTTATGCTAATGTACCTAAGATCATAAGAGACGGTGCTGAAAATTATAGGAAGAGAGGAGTTCCTAATTCTCCTGGTACCAAAATGTTCTCTGTAACTGGGCCAGTAAGACTTACAGGAATAATAGAGGTAGAATTTGGCACTACTTTGAGACAGATCGTATATGACATATGTGGAGGGCTTACTGATGATAACGAGTTTAAAGCAGTGCAGATAGGCGGTCCTTCTGGTGCATGTCTTTCTGAGGCATTCTTAGACCTTCCATTGGACTATGACTCTTTAAAGTCTGCTGGAGCTATGGTAGGTTCAGGAGGTATTGTGGTCCTTTCCAAGAAGGCTTGTATGGTAGAAGTTGCAAGATTTTTCCTTGATTTTACAAAGAGAGAGTCCTGTGGTAAGTGTATTCCATGTCGTGAGGGGTTAATGCAATCTTACCGTATCCTTGAAAGATTTACTCAAGGGAAGGGAACTTATGAAGATTTAGAAAATCTGGAGTTTCTTGCAGGGCTTATAAAAACCGCATCTGCATGTGGTCTTGGGCAAACAGCTCCAAACCCTATATTAAGTACATTGAGACTATTCAGAGATGAATACATTGCTCATATTGAAGGAATATGTCCTAGTGGAATGTGTACTGCCTTCAAGAAATATGTGATAAATCCTGAACTTTGTAAGGGATGTGGTCTTTGTGCAAGATCTTGTCCTCAATCTGCCATCTCTGGTGAAAGAGGAAAACCTTATGTAATTGATCAAGAGAAGTGTGCTAAATGTGGAATTTGCGTTGAAAAGTGTAAGTTTAAGGCAATTGAAATTAGGTAA
- the nuoE gene encoding NADH-quinone oxidoreductase subunit NuoE has product MKLKRNFAKVEEILKKHGYRKDNLIKILLDVQKEYRYLPEDVINYIGVALDISPAKIYGVATFYAQFSLKPKGKYTILVCDGTACHMAGSTSLIGAIKEELNIGPGEVTEDLMFSLDQVGCLGACALAPVMVINEEVYGNLTPEKVKEILRNLKEREMENA; this is encoded by the coding sequence GTGAAGCTTAAAAGAAATTTTGCAAAGGTAGAAGAGATTCTTAAGAAGCATGGATATCGTAAAGATAATTTAATAAAAATCCTTTTAGATGTACAAAAAGAATATCGTTATCTTCCAGAGGATGTAATAAATTATATTGGTGTTGCTCTTGATATTTCTCCTGCAAAAATTTATGGTGTGGCTACTTTTTATGCTCAATTCTCCTTGAAACCTAAGGGTAAGTACACCATTCTTGTTTGTGATGGTACTGCGTGTCATATGGCAGGTTCTACTTCTCTTATTGGCGCAATAAAGGAAGAATTAAACATTGGTCCTGGAGAGGTTACAGAGGATTTAATGTTTAGCTTAGATCAGGTAGGGTGTCTTGGTGCTTGTGCTCTTGCACCTGTGATGGTCATAAATGAAGAAGTATATGGAAATCTTACTCCTGAGAAAGTAAAGGAAATTTTAAGAAATTTGAAAGAAAGGGAGATGGAAAATGCTTAG
- a CDS encoding ATP-binding cassette domain-containing protein, which yields MVFLRVNNVKKSFDGKKVLDRVFMEVNKGERVIIKGPNGIGKTTLLKIIAGIITPDEGSVEFYEKPKISFQFQNAVFLPWLSMKENLALFAKDTEMLNNLIEYFSLKDFLHLYPSELSGGYQQIFSFVRTLSVPHNLLILDEPFKSLDPEMKKKEKNILKKHLEDKKITLLMVSHQEGEEDKEIADQIFTLA from the coding sequence ATGGTTTTTCTGAGAGTTAATAATGTAAAAAAGAGCTTTGATGGAAAGAAAGTTCTTGACAGAGTATTTATGGAAGTAAATAAAGGAGAAAGAGTTATAATAAAAGGACCTAATGGAATAGGCAAAACTACCTTACTTAAAATTATTGCAGGAATCATTACCCCCGATGAAGGTAGTGTAGAGTTCTATGAAAAACCTAAGATATCCTTTCAATTCCAAAACGCTGTCTTTCTTCCCTGGCTCTCTATGAAAGAAAATTTAGCGCTTTTTGCTAAAGACACAGAAATGCTAAATAATTTAATAGAATATTTTTCCTTAAAAGATTTTCTACATCTTTACCCATCAGAGCTTAGCGGAGGATACCAGCAAATATTTTCTTTTGTAAGAACACTATCTGTCCCTCACAACCTGCTTATTCTTGACGAACCCTTTAAATCTCTCGATCCAGAAATGAAAAAGAAAGAAAAAAACATTCTAAAAAAACATCTTGAAGATAAAAAAATAACCCTCCTGATGGTAAGCCACCAGGAGGGAGAAGAGGATAAAGAAATTGCAGACCAAATTTTTACCCTTGCTTAA